A region from the Halanaerobiaceae bacterium ANBcell28 genome encodes:
- a CDS encoding VWA domain-containing protein yields MIKKTSFILPCVLIILLLISLGIQADTDTENSENGLEYRVSTYLWIANSDEPTVSKIDMTTGEELEKFYVGPHAESEANYIAVDKHANSWLINEYDGLLLKIHIDENIREESIEQMQDNSDILEWGEDDRVEVIKDFATDFIPKTLAVDKNNIIWVGLTGINSNKIMGFDSAGNVINEGIEISIQAYNSVIDNSNNLWLIEENSNQLVKVNLEEGEYKEYFSNNNLHNIAVDNNNYLWFINESANELYKFDVEEEKFTFLLFYNGLFKDIVIDSMNNVWAICESGTILKINENGKVLDTIKINDEIYPESIIIDFDNDFWVIDKTLDSVFRIDSNANIMANIKIGSNPSVWGDMNSYILWNIVSDSPSVIVEQSVDKDFVYPKESDIQASFNIKGLGEVFTRQKPMDLIFLVDVSGSMRGAPIRNVRIASEEIVNLLGSRDRAAIIPFNSSANVLQEFTYDKNDLIEQINRLSAGGGTRIDRGIAESIRHYEDYGREDSLKVVMLLSDGISSAAPAINQAYEAADNNILIYSLGIGSGVDQELLAEISEITGGIYRFSPTADQINEFMEELGRDIFNNSGRDVNLQINIPKMDSVVLKNIEPEPLDTVYQDDGSIILKYNYETFPMQTEELIILDYYGYNLELGEYFLTDSTILTYRDINNEYYQKEYPALSFFVKEKPQLLAFSNQAQFEGETLYLRVGSLDRDNDFEYSVENLPEGASFSPENRILKWEIDFGKAGIYEDIEFKVSDGLYEDTQNISITIFERNRSPELDRIGFKKVVEGEKLEFIINAEDPDGDELKFSAGNLPLGASFDPKLRLFSWEPEYGQAGFYPNVGFYVTDGKLMDSEKVFIWVEMGDNIPPISRIHLTGEKWSDDWFKSSVIVTITAEDNPGGTGVSDIYYKVEGDEDYQLYEGPFEIDKDGITEVWAFAIDNAGNEEIPHKKDVKISKPWTVMPFALLCQEFENNGEVRIDTVFSNGRVLLNGNLAFDYLGTAKDSIERYGEVVINDLELNAIEKILPIPDWDALKEATILSPETVLINTDDLSNMRFENDLMIFGNTHIRGLLVVEGDLYIYDDIIFENIGIFCTGNIIISGNIKLDGFIYAGKGLTIYGQPDFNGAIVVDGKVHASGNIQNNDIDLEDFLYWLKRVDYSY; encoded by the coding sequence ATGATTAAAAAGACTAGTTTTATTTTGCCATGTGTTTTAATTATTTTGCTTTTGATTTCTTTAGGAATTCAAGCAGATACGGATACGGAAAATTCTGAAAATGGACTGGAATACAGAGTATCTACATATCTTTGGATTGCAAACTCTGATGAACCTACTGTTTCTAAAATCGATATGACTACAGGAGAAGAATTAGAAAAATTTTATGTAGGTCCACATGCTGAAAGCGAAGCCAATTACATAGCAGTAGATAAACATGCAAATTCTTGGCTTATAAACGAATATGATGGATTATTATTGAAAATACATATTGACGAAAATATTAGAGAAGAAAGTATAGAACAGATGCAGGATAACTCTGATATATTGGAATGGGGTGAAGATGATAGAGTAGAAGTAATTAAAGATTTTGCTACAGATTTTATTCCTAAAACTCTTGCAGTAGATAAAAATAATATTATCTGGGTTGGATTAACAGGCATTAATTCGAATAAAATTATGGGTTTTGATAGCGCAGGAAATGTAATTAATGAAGGTATTGAGATTTCTATTCAAGCATATAATTCAGTTATAGATAATAGTAATAATTTATGGCTTATCGAGGAAAATTCTAATCAATTAGTAAAAGTAAATTTAGAAGAAGGTGAGTATAAAGAGTACTTTTCTAATAATAACTTGCATAATATAGCTGTTGATAATAATAACTATCTTTGGTTTATAAATGAAAGTGCTAATGAACTATATAAGTTTGATGTTGAAGAAGAAAAATTTACTTTTCTTTTATTTTATAATGGTTTATTTAAAGATATTGTAATTGATAGCATGAATAATGTTTGGGCAATTTGTGAATCAGGTACAATTCTAAAAATAAATGAGAATGGTAAAGTTCTTGATACAATAAAGATTAATGATGAAATATATCCTGAAAGTATTATAATAGATTTTGATAATGATTTTTGGGTAATTGATAAGACTTTAGATTCAGTATTTAGGATAGATTCAAATGCTAATATAATGGCTAATATTAAAATTGGATCAAATCCCTCTGTATGGGGAGATATGAATAGCTATATCCTTTGGAATATTGTATCAGATTCACCATCGGTAATAGTAGAACAATCCGTAGATAAGGATTTTGTTTATCCAAAAGAAAGTGATATACAAGCTAGTTTTAATATAAAAGGACTTGGTGAAGTTTTTACTCGACAAAAGCCGATGGATTTAATATTTTTAGTGGATGTTTCAGGCAGTATGAGAGGTGCCCCTATCAGGAATGTGAGAATTGCTTCAGAAGAAATAGTAAATTTACTTGGTAGTAGAGATAGGGCTGCAATTATTCCTTTTAATAGTAGTGCAAATGTATTACAAGAGTTTACCTATGATAAAAATGATTTAATTGAACAAATAAATCGTTTAAGTGCAGGTGGTGGTACGCGAATAGATAGGGGCATCGCTGAATCTATTCGACATTATGAGGACTATGGACGGGAAGATAGTTTGAAAGTAGTAATGCTGTTATCAGATGGGATAAGTTCTGCAGCTCCAGCTATTAATCAGGCTTATGAAGCTGCAGATAATAATATTCTTATTTATAGTCTAGGGATTGGCTCAGGTGTTGATCAAGAATTACTTGCTGAGATATCTGAGATAACTGGTGGTATTTATAGATTTAGTCCCACAGCTGATCAAATAAATGAATTTATGGAAGAATTAGGTCGAGATATATTTAACAACTCTGGTAGAGATGTTAATTTGCAAATAAATATACCGAAAATGGATTCAGTAGTGCTTAAAAACATAGAACCAGAACCACTTGATACAGTATATCAAGATGACGGTTCTATTATATTAAAATATAATTATGAGACTTTTCCAATGCAAACTGAAGAGCTAATTATTCTTGATTATTATGGATATAATCTTGAACTAGGTGAGTATTTTTTAACTGATTCTACAATTTTAACATATAGAGATATAAATAATGAGTATTATCAAAAAGAATACCCTGCTTTAAGTTTTTTTGTAAAAGAAAAACCACAACTTTTAGCTTTCTCTAATCAAGCACAGTTTGAAGGAGAAACCTTATACTTAAGAGTTGGTTCATTAGATAGAGATAATGATTTTGAATATAGTGTTGAAAATTTACCTGAAGGTGCTAGTTTTTCTCCTGAAAATAGGATCTTGAAATGGGAAATTGATTTTGGAAAAGCAGGAATTTATGAGGATATTGAGTTTAAAGTAAGTGATGGCCTATATGAAGATACTCAAAATATTAGTATTACTATTTTTGAAAGAAACCGTTCCCCAGAATTAGATAGAATTGGCTTTAAAAAAGTAGTTGAAGGTGAGAAACTCGAATTTATTATTAACGCAGAAGATCCAGATGGAGATGAATTAAAGTTTTCAGCAGGTAACTTACCTCTAGGAGCAAGTTTTGATCCGAAGTTACGACTATTTTCTTGGGAACCAGAATACGGACAGGCAGGTTTTTATCCTAACGTTGGATTTTATGTTACTGATGGTAAATTAATGGACAGTGAAAAAGTATTTATCTGGGTAGAAATGGGAGATAATATTCCACCTATTAGTAGAATACACTTGACAGGTGAAAAATGGAGTGATGATTGGTTTAAATCTTCAGTAATTGTAACAATTACAGCAGAGGATAATCCTGGGGGAACAGGCGTTAGTGATATTTATTATAAAGTTGAGGGAGACGAAGATTATCAGCTTTATGAAGGTCCTTTTGAGATAGATAAAGATGGTATAACTGAAGTATGGGCCTTCGCAATAGATAATGCAGGCAATGAAGAGATTCCTCATAAAAAAGATGTTAAAATTTCAAAACCATGGACAGTTATGCCTTTTGCCTTGCTATGTCAAGAATTTGAAAATAATGGAGAGGTAAGAATAGATACAGTGTTTAGTAATGGTAGAGTTCTATTAAATGGTAATCTTGCTTTTGATTATTTAGGTACTGCTAAAGATTCTATAGAGCGTTATGGTGAAGTAGTAATCAATGATTTAGAGCTTAATGCAATAGAAAAGATATTACCTATACCAGACTGGGATGCATTAAAAGAAGCAACGATACTTAGTCCTGAAACTGTATTGATTAATACTGATGATCTTTCAAATATGAGATTTGAAAATGATCTTATGATTTTTGGTAATACTCATATAAGAGGACTTTTAGTCGTTGAAGGAGATTTATATATATACGATGATATAATTTTTGAAAATATTGGAATCTTTTGTACTGGCAATATAATTATCTCTGGAAATATAAAGCTAGACGGGTTTATATATGCTGGTAAAGGATTAACTATTTATGGTCAACCTGATTTTAATGGAGCTATTGTAGTTGATGGAAAAGTTCATGCTTCTGGGAATATTCAAAATAATGATATTGACCTTGAAGACTTTCTTTACTGGCTAAAACGAGTTGACTATTCTTATTAA